Proteins from a single region of Bacteroidota bacterium:
- a CDS encoding tetratricopeptide repeat protein, with the protein MAKKQIVKRENKDTAFNIPIFTPENKTKLEDFYENNKKIITYVLTGILIVLIAFFAYKNLILKPKNQEAKELVFMAEDYFAKDSFELALYGQAEAFYGFLDILDEFSMTETANLANYYAGICFLHIGEFEDAIKHLKKFKTNSEMLKPISLGAIGDAYSELQEYEKACDYYLKAAEAKVNKFSTPLFYMKAGKTYEEIAEYKKAIEVYNRLKEEFPKTQEGMDVEKYIGRAEAKLNSK; encoded by the coding sequence ATGGCAAAGAAACAGATAGTAAAAAGAGAAAATAAAGACACTGCATTTAATATTCCAATTTTCACACCGGAAAACAAAACTAAATTGGAAGATTTTTACGAGAATAATAAAAAAATAATTACTTATGTTTTAACAGGAATTCTTATAGTACTAATTGCATTTTTCGCATATAAAAACCTGATTTTAAAACCAAAAAATCAAGAAGCAAAAGAGCTTGTTTTTATGGCTGAAGATTATTTTGCCAAAGATTCTTTTGAACTTGCACTCTATGGTCAAGCGGAAGCTTTTTACGGATTTCTTGATATCCTTGATGAATTTTCAATGACAGAAACAGCAAACCTTGCAAATTATTATGCAGGAATTTGTTTTCTTCACATAGGTGAATTTGAAGACGCAATAAAGCATCTGAAAAAATTTAAAACGAATAGTGAAATGTTAAAGCCTATTTCATTAGGAGCTATTGGCGATGCATATAGCGAATTACAAGAATACGAAAAAGCTTGTGATTATTATCTTAAAGCAGCTGAGGCAAAAGTCAATAAATTTTCAACACCATTATTTTACATGAAAGCAGGTAAAACTTATGAAGAAATTGCTGAATACAAAAAGGCAATTGAAGTTTATAACAGACTAAAAGAAGAATTTCCAAAAACACAAGAAGGCATGGATGTGGAAAAATATATTGGAAGAGCTGAAGCTAAGCTTAACAGTAAATAA
- the ribH gene encoding 6,7-dimethyl-8-ribityllumazine synthase, with translation MSIKQGPEENFDFSEVKNVKKLKIGIVTSEWNPKVTASLLEACKKTLRKYNIIDENITEKWVPGSFELALAAQWLFELKNVDAVVCLGCIIKGETPHFHYISEAVALKIADLSLKYNRPASFGVITAETDEHAIERAGGKKGNKGEEAAMAVLKMLKIKDDLRYKSQGNVGF, from the coding sequence ATGAGCATAAAGCAAGGTCCCGAAGAAAACTTTGATTTTAGTGAAGTAAAAAATGTTAAAAAATTAAAAATCGGAATAGTTACTTCCGAATGGAATCCAAAAGTAACAGCCTCTTTGTTAGAAGCTTGCAAAAAAACTTTAAGAAAATATAACATCATAGACGAAAATATTACAGAAAAATGGGTTCCGGGTTCTTTTGAATTAGCTCTTGCGGCACAGTGGCTTTTTGAATTAAAAAATGTTGATGCAGTTGTTTGTTTGGGTTGTATCATAAAAGGAGAAACACCGCATTTCCATTATATTTCCGAAGCAGTAGCTCTTAAAATTGCCGACCTTTCATTAAAATACAACCGACCTGCCTCCTTTGGAGTTATTACCGCAGAAACAGATGAACATGCGATAGAACGTGCAGGTGGAAAAAAAGGAAACAAAGGTGAAGAAGCAGCAATGGCAGTTCTAAAAATGCTAAAAATAAAAGACGACCTCAGATATAAATCTCAGGGGAATGTGGGTTTTTAG